From a region of the Lactuca sativa cultivar Salinas chromosome 4, Lsat_Salinas_v11, whole genome shotgun sequence genome:
- the LOC111887737 gene encoding helicase-like transcription factor CHR28, translated as MMMTNGGTPFEWHDDDDTELGADDGALSMDIESFLSILDEDRPDDSSQSGLVDPSLSIALCNESASNVGANEQSQIHDDHSEASASRTVCSSGSSDCERQTVNYGLTKVEPLPAVSSMHFLPADWGMPVPPSDFSSSRHYDNRETNFERATEGGSFGISDDDGNHQLMDNSGITDFANLSTTPEVPFIDVSGYSDLLCSPDGESSRLYRNDPSVIYNNGMFFSDKIASNEYQNSGIEQYASAKSGIACLPSSESSSDTPAKVSTNGNHFSGKMLNRRQIVSIMERTNNGPFSMNNRSATSHDFSLPTLPRVVPFLRKDHVMQTPSQSFIHHDTSIKKESKFAAFSSMGSMPPKMGHVTYIDVDDPDICILEDMSEPAPRKPSPVDLRPPIHRSSIGVPPTHMGYNNARIKANDEQVIYRVALQDLSQPKSEASAPDGSLVVSLLRHQRIALSWMVQKETKSMHCFGGILADDQGLGKTISTIALILKERSPSSSVRTTEVKKIETETLNLDDDDEDDDVTELDKSKKKNNLEIKGSETPIDLKNTSSLTKSRPAAGTLVVCPTSVLRQWNDELHNKVTSQANLSVLVYHGANRTKDPSELAKYDVVLTTYAIVSMEVPKQPLVDEEEDETKRRSDYPPVGLSPSKKRKYPPSSKKGSKKDKKGSMDNELFESLARPLAKVRWFRVVLDEAQSIKNHRTQVARACWGLRAKRRWCLSGTPIQNAIDDLYSYFRFLRYDPYAVYKSFCSQIKGPIQRSPGTGYRKLQAVLKTIMLRRTKATLLDGEPIISLPPKTINLKKVEFTAEERDFYCRLESESRAQFAEYAAAGTVKQNYVNILLMLLRLRQACDHPLLVRGCSSNSEWKSSLDKAKKLPPEKRVRLLNCLEASLAICSICSDPPEDAVVTTCEHVFCNQCILEHLSSDDSQCPSPKCKVILNTSSVFSKSTLRISLGDHNTLDSSTSVKPEPLEQCSSSGSVSSSNIEAAEALDSSKIKAAVDVLTNIAKPKEIQCSNDLDLNVKETVVVREKAIVFSQWTRMLDLLEACLKDSSIGYRRLDGTMSVLARDKAVKDFNTLPEVSVMIMSLKAASLGLNMVAACHVLLLDLWWNPTTEDQAIDRAHRIGQTRPVSVLRLTVKDTVEDRILALQQKKREMVSSAFGEDETGSSQTRLTVDDLKYLFQA; from the exons ATGATGATGACAAACGGCGGTACCCCCTTTGAAtggcatgatgatgatgatactgAATTAGGCGCGGATGATGGTGCGCTGAGCATGGACATTGAATCGTTTTTAAGTATTCTTGACGAAGACCGTCCCGATGATTCTTCCCAG AGTGGATTGGTGGATCCTTCTTTAAGCATTGCACTCTGTAACGAGTCAGCTTCAAATGTTGGTGCTAATGAACAATCCCAAATCCATGATG ATCACTCAGAAGCTTCAGCTTCTAGAACTGTTTGTTCAAGTGGTTCATCTGATTGTGAGAGGCAGACTGTTAATTATGGGTTGACAAAAGTGGAGCCTTTGCCAGCTGTCTCCTCCATGCACTTTCTCCCTGCTGATTGGGGGATGCCAGTTCCACCAAGTGATTTTTCATCATCTAGGCACTATGACAATAGGGAAACTAACTTTGAGAGAGCTACTGAAGGTGGGAGCTTCGGTATTAGTGATGATGATGGTAATCACCAATTAATGGATAATTCTGGGATAACTGATTTTGCAAACCTTTCTACAACACCAGAGGTCCCATTTATTGATGTAAGTGGATATTCTGACCTTCTCTGCAGCCCAGATGGTGAATCTTCAAGGCTATACAGAAACGACCCATCTGTGATTTATAATAATGGAATGTTTTTTAGTGATAAGATTGCATCCAATGAGTATCAAAACTCTGGTATTGAGCAATATGCAAGTGCCAAAAGTGGCATTGCTTGTTTACCAAGCAGTGAAAGCTCATCAGACACACCTGCTAAAGTGTCTACAAATGGAAATCATTTCTCTGGTAAGATGCTAAATAGAAGACAAATTGTTTCTATAATGGAGAGGACAAACAATGGGCCCTTCTCAATGAACAACCGATCAGCAACATCACATGATTTTTCACTTCCCACATTACCCCGTGTTGTGCCTTTTTTAAGAAAGGATCATGTTATGCAAACACCTTCACAATCTTTTATCCATCATGATACTTCAATCAAGAAAGAGAGTAAATTTGCTGCATTTAGTAGTATGGGTTCTATGCCTCCAAAAATGGGTCATGTTACATACATTGATGTTGATGATCCTGACATATGTATTCTAGAAGATATGAGTGAACCTGCACCCAGGAAACCTTCTCCAGTGGATTTGAGACCACCTATCCATAGGTCTTCAATTGGTGTTCCTCCAACCCACATGGGATATAACAATGCAAGGATCAAGGCAAATGATGAGCAGGTTATTTATCGGGTTGCATTGCAG GATCTTTCCCAGCCAAAGTCAGAGGCATCTGCACCAGATGGTTCATTGGTGGTTTCACTTTTGAGACATCAG CGAATTGCCTTGTCATGGATGGTACAGAAAGAGACTAAAAGCATGCACTGCTTTGGAGGAATCCTTGCTGATGACCAG GGACTTGGTAAAACTATATCAACAATTGCTCTTATTCTAAAGGAAAGGTCTCCATCTTCTAGTGTCCGAACCACTGAAGTGAAAAAGATAGAAACAGAAACTTTAAACCTAGATGATGATGACGAGGATGATGATGTCACTGAGCTTGATAAATCCAAGAAAAAAAACAATTTGGAAATTAAAGGGAGTGAGACTCCAATCGATCTTAAAAACACTTCTTCTTTGACAAAAAGTAGGCCAGCAGCAGGGACTCTTGTTGTATGCCCTACCAGTGTTCTTCGCCAATGGAATGATGAGTTGCATAACAAAGTAACAAGCCAAGCTAATCTCTCTGTTTTAGTCTACCATGGTGCAAACAGAACAAAAGACCCTTCAGAATTAGCAAAGTACGATGTTGTCCTTACCACATATGCAATTGTAAGCATGGAGGTTCCAAAACAGCCACttgttgatgaagaagaagacgaaACAAAGAGGCGAAGTGATTACCCTCCTGTTGGGCTTTCACCTAGTAAGAAAAGAAAATACCCTCCTAGCTCTAAAAAAGGTTCTAAAAAGGACAAAAAGGGTAGTATGGACAATGAGCTGTTTGAGTCTCTTGCACGTCCTCTTGCCAAGGTGAGGTGGTTTAGGGTGGTTTTAGATGAGGCACAGAGTATCAAGAATCACAGGACACAAGTAGCTAGGGCTTGTTGGGGACTTAGAGCTAAACGTAGGTGGTGTTTATCAGGGACTCCTATTCAGAATGCCATTGATGATCTTTATAGTTACTTTAGATTCTTGAGATATGATCCGTATGCTGTATATAAATCATTCTGCTCACAAATCAAAGGCCCTATTCAAAGAAGTCCTGGAACTGGTTATAGGAAGTTACAAGCTGTCTTGAAGACTATTATGCTTAGGCGCACAAAAG CTACACTCCTTGATGGAGAACCAATTATCTCTCTTCCACCCAAGACCATTAATCTCAAGAAAGTGGAATTCACAGCTGAGGAACGAGATTTCTATTGCAGGCTTGAATCTGAATCCCGGGCTCAGTTTGCA GAATATGCAGCTGCTGGAACTGTGAAACAGAATTATGTAAACATATTGTTGATGTTATTGCGCCTCAGACAAGCTTGTGATCACCCTCTACTTGTTAGAGGATGCAGTTCAAACTCTGAGTGGAAGTCATCTCTTGATAAGGCCAAAAAACTTCCTCCTGAAAAACGAGTTCGTCTCCTAAATTGTTTGGAAGCTTCATTAGCCATTTGCAGCATATGCAGT GATCCACCTGAAGATGCTGTGGTGACAACTTGTGAGCATGTCTTCTGCAACCAATGCATTCTTGAGCATCTTTCAAGTGACGACAGTCAATGCCCATCTCCAAAATGCAAAGTCATCCTCAACACATCATCAGTATTTTCAAAATCCACCCTCAGGATTTCTCTCGGTGACCATAACACCCTTGATTCTTCTACTTCAGTGAAACCCGAGCCTCTCGAGCAGTGTTCATCAAGTGGATCAGTTAGTTCATCAAACATCGAGGCTGCTGAGGCACTCGATTCCTCAAAAATCAAGGCTGCAGTTGATGTCCTTACAAATATCGCTAAACCAAAAGAGATTCAATGTTCAAATGATTTAGATCTTAACGTGAAAGAAACCGTGGTTGTGAGAGAAAAAGCAATAGTTTTCTCACAGTGGACAAGAATGCTGGATTTGCTTGAAGCTTGTTTGAAAGATTCTTCCATTGGTTACCGAAGACTCGATGGGACCATGTCTGTTCTTGCCCGAGATAAAGCTGTCAAAGATTTCAACACTCTTCCAGAG GTTAGTGTTATGATCATGTCTTTGAAAGCTGCAAGTCTTGGATTAAACATGGTGGCAGCTTGTCATGTGCTTCTTTTGGATTTATGGTGGAACCCAACAACCGAAGATCAAGCAATTGATAGAGCTCACAGGATAGGCCAGACTCGTCCGGTTTCAGTTTTACGGTTGACTGTTAAAGATACGGTTGAAGACCGCATATTAGCTCTTCAG CAAAAAAAGAGAGAGATGGTCTCGTCTGCGTTTGGGGAGGATGAGACTGGTAGCAGTCAGACGCGGCTGACAGTGGATGACTTAAAATACCTATTCCAAGCATAA
- the LOC111887830 gene encoding caffeoylshikimate esterase, producing MQNRSEKLTPTTMEEEQALQKRKFYWGNTPDEEEYHKLHNIKSTTSFYKSPRGLSLFTRSWLPLTPPRGIICMVHGYGNDISWTFQATAIFLAGNGYACFALDMEGHGRSEGLKAFVPNVDDVVADYLAFFSSVVTSTDANYQNLPKFLFGESMGGAICLLIECKRPKFFDGAILIAPMCKISDKVRPSWPIPEILMFVSKFAPSLAIVPTADLVDKSVKVPEKRIIAGMNPVRYTGKPRLGTVVELLRVTEYLSSQLSNVNIPFIVLHGNADVVTDPEVSKDLYEKAKSKDKSLKIYEGMMHSLLFGETDENVELVRGDILLWLNDRC from the coding sequence ATGCAAAACAGATCAGAAAAGCTTACCCCCACTACTATGGAGGAAGAACAGGCTCTCCAGAAACGAAAATTTTATTGGGGAAATACACCAGATGAAGAAGAATACCACAAACTCCATAACATCAAGTCCACTACTTCTTTCTACAAATCACCAAGAGGCTTATCTTTATTCACCAGATCATGGCTTCCCCTCACCCCACCACGTGGAATCATCTGTATGGTCCATGGGTACGGCAACGACATCAGCTGGACTTTCCAAGCCACCGCGATCTTCCTCGCCGGCAACGGGTATGCCTGTTTCGCACTTGACATGGAAGGCCACGGCCGATCTGAAGGACTCAAAGCTTTCGTCCCCAACGTCGACGATGTCGTTGCAGATTACTTGGCGTTCTTCTCATCGGTCGTTACTTCAACCGATGCCAATTATCAAAACCTCCCTAAATTCTTATTCGGTGAATCCATGGGCGGCGCAATTTGTCTCTTGATTGAATGCAAAAGACCTAAATTCTTCGATGGCGCAATCCTGATCGCTCCGATGTGTAAGATCTCGGATAAAGTAAGACCTAGTTGGCCGATTCCTGAGATTTTGATGTTTGTATCCAAGTTCGCCCCAAGTTTGGCGATCGTTCCGACGGCTGATTTAGTCGATAAATCTGTGAAAGTTCCCGAAAAGAGAATCATCGCTGGTATGAATCCGGTGAGATACACAGGGAAACCGAGATTGGGGACAGTGGTGGAGTTGCTACGAGTGACGGAATATTTGAGCAGTCAATTAAGCAATGTGAACATTCCATTCATCGTGTTACATGGAAACGCTGATGTTGTTACAGATCCCGAAGTGAGTAAAGATCTGTACGAGAAGGCAAAGAGCAAGGATAAGAGTTTGAAGATCTACGAAGGGATGATGCATTCACTGTTGTTTGGCGAAACCGATGAGAATGTTGAGCTTGTTCGTGGCGATATTTTGTTGTGGTTGAATGATCGAtgttga